Proteins encoded by one window of Porphyrobacter sp. YT40:
- a CDS encoding magnesium chelatase subunit H → MHGSVASASSVDPRAPVRVVIVTLDNHLKGAVDRAEEALAKEGIDLSLHAASEWGSSAEDLAAVTSAIAEADIVIATMLFLDDHIRMVLPALEARREDCDAMVCLMSAGEVVKLTKMGGYRMDAPAKGPLALLKKLRGNAGKGGKPNSGAGQMKMLRRLPKILRFIPGTAQDVRAYFLTLQYWLAGSDENVVAMVRALIDRYAAGERMYRRGITRADAPLEYPETGVYHPRTQQRISESLRLLPKAEGREGTVGLILLRSYLLGRDCAHYDGAIAAFEAAGLKVVPVFAAGLDARPAIEQFFIGPDGKPTVDAIVNLTGFSLVGGPAYSDAQAAREVLGQLDLPYLAAHAIEFQTIEDWAHRPQGLLPLESTMMVALPELDGSTVPHVFGGRAGQSGEGCGGCERRCARPTSHKARPMQACPERAEALAAKTLRLIQLRRAERASRKLAIVVFNFPPNAGATGTAAFMGVHESLYATLQRLAAEGYDVEVPESLDAMRTALLEGNRERFGTDANVACRIPADDHVAREPHLAEIEAAWGPAPGKQLADGGHILIQGAHFGNVFVGVQPGFGYEGDPMRLLFEGSFAPTHAFSAFYRYIREDFGAHAVLHFGTHGALEFMPGKQAGMSGKCWPDRLIGATPNFYLYAANNPSEGMLAKRRSGATLISYLTPPLAQAGLYKGLAELKASVERWRATIDDADHAEERADLAALIADQCEALDITYADIGELPARLYEMEQALIPHGLHVFGRNPAGAEREDMLDAMMEAGSHDGPTPDRARLAALLDSSDEMGALIHALDGGYVAPAPSGDVVVNPDVLPTGRNIHGFDPFLIPSSFACRTGSEQAEQLIARHVNSGEPFPESIAMVLWGTDNMKSEGVQIAQAMTLMGARPRRDTYGRLAGAELIPLEQLGRPRIDVVMTLSGIFRDLLPMQTKMLAEAALLASTANEAPEANFVRKHTLEHQAKHGCAFETAALRVFSNAEGAYGANVNQMIDGGVWADPDELANAFESNKGFAYGVSGKPVQQRELLQSALGTVDFTYQNLESIELGINDVDQYVDGLGGVTRSVSRAKGAETPVYILDATRGNTKVRTLAEQIDLEARTRTLNPKWFEGLLEHGYEGVRQIEGHVTSTLGWSATTGQVAPWVYQKISETFVLDADMRRRLSALNPKSSARVAGRLLEACDRNLWTPDEATLAALREANDELEDRLEGVFPAE, encoded by the coding sequence ATGCACGGTAGTGTCGCCTCGGCCTCCTCGGTGGACCCGCGCGCGCCCGTCCGGGTGGTGATCGTCACGCTCGACAATCACCTCAAGGGCGCGGTCGACCGGGCCGAGGAAGCTCTGGCGAAGGAAGGTATCGATCTCTCGCTTCACGCGGCGAGCGAGTGGGGCAGCAGTGCCGAAGACCTCGCAGCGGTCACCTCCGCCATCGCCGAAGCCGATATCGTCATCGCGACCATGCTGTTCCTCGACGATCACATCCGCATGGTGCTCCCCGCATTGGAAGCGCGGCGCGAGGATTGCGACGCGATGGTCTGCCTGATGAGTGCGGGCGAGGTCGTCAAGCTGACCAAGATGGGCGGCTACCGCATGGACGCGCCCGCCAAGGGGCCGCTCGCATTGCTCAAGAAGCTGCGCGGGAATGCGGGCAAGGGCGGAAAGCCCAATTCGGGCGCGGGGCAAATGAAGATGCTGCGCCGCCTGCCCAAGATTCTGCGCTTCATCCCCGGCACCGCGCAGGACGTGCGCGCCTATTTCCTGACGCTGCAATACTGGCTCGCCGGCTCGGACGAGAACGTGGTCGCGATGGTGCGCGCGCTGATCGATCGCTATGCGGCCGGCGAGCGCATGTATCGCCGCGGCATCACCCGCGCCGACGCCCCGCTCGAATATCCCGAAACCGGGGTCTATCACCCGCGCACCCAGCAGCGCATCTCCGAAAGCCTGCGCCTGCTGCCCAAGGCCGAGGGGCGTGAAGGCACGGTCGGGCTGATCCTGCTGCGCTCCTACCTGCTGGGCCGCGACTGCGCACATTACGACGGCGCAATTGCCGCCTTCGAGGCCGCGGGCCTCAAGGTCGTGCCGGTCTTCGCCGCCGGGCTCGATGCCCGCCCCGCGATCGAGCAGTTCTTCATCGGCCCCGACGGCAAGCCCACGGTCGATGCCATCGTCAACCTCACCGGCTTCAGCCTCGTCGGCGGCCCCGCCTATTCCGACGCGCAGGCCGCGCGCGAGGTGCTGGGCCAGCTCGATCTGCCCTACCTCGCTGCCCACGCGATCGAGTTCCAGACGATCGAGGACTGGGCGCACCGCCCGCAGGGGCTGCTGCCGCTTGAATCGACAATGATGGTCGCCCTGCCCGAGCTTGACGGGTCGACCGTGCCGCACGTGTTTGGCGGCCGTGCGGGACAGTCGGGCGAAGGCTGCGGCGGCTGCGAGCGGCGCTGCGCGCGCCCCACATCGCACAAGGCGCGCCCGATGCAGGCCTGCCCCGAACGCGCCGAGGCGCTCGCCGCCAAGACCCTGCGCCTGATCCAGCTGCGCCGCGCCGAGCGCGCGAGCCGCAAGCTCGCCATCGTCGTCTTCAACTTCCCGCCCAACGCCGGAGCCACGGGCACCGCGGCCTTCATGGGCGTGCACGAAAGCCTCTACGCCACCCTCCAGCGCCTCGCCGCCGAAGGCTACGACGTCGAAGTGCCCGAAAGCCTCGATGCGATGCGCACCGCATTGCTTGAAGGCAACCGGGAGCGTTTCGGCACCGACGCCAATGTCGCCTGCCGCATCCCGGCCGACGACCACGTCGCGCGCGAGCCGCATCTGGCCGAGATCGAGGCCGCATGGGGCCCGGCACCCGGCAAGCAGCTCGCCGATGGCGGGCATATCCTCATTCAGGGCGCGCACTTCGGCAATGTATTCGTCGGGGTGCAGCCGGGCTTCGGCTACGAAGGCGATCCGATGCGGCTGTTGTTCGAGGGCAGTTTCGCCCCGACCCACGCCTTCAGCGCCTTCTACCGCTACATCCGCGAGGATTTCGGTGCGCATGCGGTGCTGCATTTCGGCACTCACGGCGCGCTCGAATTCATGCCGGGCAAGCAGGCGGGGATGTCGGGCAAGTGCTGGCCAGATCGGCTAATCGGCGCGACGCCCAATTTCTACCTCTACGCCGCCAACAACCCCTCGGAAGGGATGCTCGCCAAACGCCGTTCGGGCGCGACGCTGATCAGCTATCTCACGCCGCCGCTGGCGCAGGCCGGGCTCTACAAGGGTCTTGCCGAGCTCAAGGCGAGCGTCGAACGCTGGCGCGCGACCATCGACGATGCCGATCATGCGGAAGAACGCGCCGATCTGGCGGCGCTCATCGCCGACCAGTGCGAAGCGCTCGACATCACCTATGCCGACATCGGCGAACTGCCGGCGCGGCTCTACGAGATGGAGCAGGCGCTGATCCCGCACGGTCTCCACGTCTTCGGCCGCAACCCTGCCGGGGCCGAGCGCGAGGACATGCTCGACGCGATGATGGAAGCGGGCAGCCATGACGGGCCGACCCCGGACCGTGCGCGTCTTGCCGCGCTGCTGGACTCGTCCGACGAGATGGGCGCTCTCATCCATGCGCTCGATGGCGGCTATGTCGCACCGGCACCGAGCGGCGATGTGGTGGTGAACCCCGATGTGCTCCCCACGGGGCGGAACATCCACGGCTTCGACCCCTTCCTCATCCCCTCGTCCTTCGCCTGCCGGACGGGCAGCGAGCAGGCCGAGCAGCTGATCGCGCGCCATGTGAACAGCGGCGAGCCCTTCCCCGAAAGCATCGCGATGGTGCTGTGGGGCACCGACAATATGAAGTCCGAGGGCGTCCAGATCGCGCAGGCGATGACGCTGATGGGCGCGCGCCCGCGCCGCGACACCTATGGCCGCCTCGCCGGCGCGGAGCTGATCCCGCTTGAACAGCTGGGCCGCCCGCGGATCGACGTGGTGATGACGCTATCGGGCATTTTCCGCGATCTGCTGCCGATGCAGACCAAGATGCTCGCCGAGGCCGCGCTGCTGGCGAGCACCGCCAACGAAGCGCCCGAGGCCAACTTCGTCCGCAAGCACACGCTCGAGCATCAGGCCAAACATGGTTGTGCCTTCGAGACCGCCGCGCTGCGGGTCTTCTCCAATGCCGAGGGGGCCTATGGCGCCAACGTCAACCAGATGATCGACGGCGGCGTCTGGGCCGATCCGGACGAGCTCGCCAACGCCTTCGAGAGCAACAAGGGCTTTGCCTATGGCGTCTCGGGCAAGCCGGTGCAGCAGCGCGAATTGCTCCAGAGCGCGCTGGGCACGGTCGACTTCACCTATCAGAACCTCGAAAGCATCGAACTCGGCATCAATGATGTCGACCAGTATGTCGATGGGCTGGGCGGGGTGACCCGTTCGGTCAGCCGCGCCAAGGGGGCGGAAACGCCGGTCTACATCCTCGATGCGACGCGCGGGAACACTAAGGTGCGCACGCTCGCCGAACAGATCGACCTCGAAGCGCGCACCCGCACGCTGAACCCCAAGTGGTTCGAAGGGCTGCTGGAGCATGGCTACGAAGGCGTGCGCCAGATCGAAGGCCATGTGACGAGCACGCTGGGCTGGTCCGCCACCACCGGGCAGGTCGCGCCCTGGGTCTACCAGAAGATTTCCGAGACCTTCGTGCTCGACGCCGACATGCGGCGGCGGCTGTCGGCGCTCAACCCCAAGAGCTCCGCGCGGGTCGCGGGCCGCCTGCTCGAAGCGTGCGACCGCAACCTGTGGACGCCCGACGAGGCGACGCTCGCCGCCCTGCGCGAAGCCAATGACGAGCTGGAGGACCGTCTCGAAGGCGTGTTCCCGGCAGAATGA
- the bchL gene encoding ferredoxin:protochlorophyllide reductase (ATP-dependent) iron-sulfur ATP-binding protein codes for MNLHNPRSSFTPPDGEGSVQVALDPADKIKGAKVFAVYGKGGIGKSTTSSNLSAAFSKLGHRVLQIGCDPKHDSTFTLTKKLMPTVIDVLETVEFHSEELRPEDYMFEGYSGVMCVEAGGPPAGTGCGGYVVGQTVKLLKQHHLLEETDVVIFDVLGDVVCGGFAAPLQHAERALVVAANDFDSIFAMNRIVAAISAKSKNYDVRLAGVVANRSRETDEIDRFCDKIGMQRLAHFKDVDAIRRSRLKKCTLFEMGDDPEVVAAQDEYLRLAAMLWAGVDPSTAQPMKDRDIFDFLGFE; via the coding sequence ATGAACCTGCACAACCCCCGCTCCAGCTTCACGCCCCCCGATGGCGAAGGATCGGTGCAGGTCGCGCTCGACCCGGCCGACAAGATCAAGGGCGCGAAGGTCTTCGCGGTCTACGGCAAGGGCGGGATCGGCAAATCAACCACTTCATCGAACCTTTCGGCCGCCTTCAGCAAGCTTGGTCATCGGGTGCTGCAAATCGGCTGTGATCCCAAGCACGACAGCACCTTCACGCTGACCAAGAAGCTGATGCCCACCGTTATCGACGTGCTCGAAACGGTGGAGTTCCACTCAGAGGAACTGCGGCCGGAAGACTATATGTTCGAAGGCTATAGCGGCGTGATGTGCGTCGAGGCAGGCGGCCCTCCGGCGGGCACCGGCTGCGGCGGCTATGTCGTCGGGCAGACGGTCAAGCTGCTCAAACAGCACCATCTGCTCGAGGAAACCGACGTGGTGATCTTCGACGTGCTGGGCGATGTGGTGTGCGGCGGCTTTGCCGCGCCGCTGCAACATGCCGAGCGCGCGCTGGTGGTCGCCGCGAATGATTTCGATTCGATCTTCGCGATGAACCGCATCGTCGCGGCAATTTCGGCCAAGTCCAAGAACTACGACGTGCGCCTTGCCGGCGTGGTCGCCAACCGCAGCCGCGAGACCGACGAGATCGACCGCTTCTGCGACAAGATCGGGATGCAGCGCCTCGCCCACTTCAAGGATGTCGATGCGATCCGCCGCTCGCGCCTCAAGAAGTGCACCTTGTTCGAAATGGGCGACGATCCCGAAGTGGTCGCCGCGCAGGACGAATACCTGCGCCTCGCCGCGATGCTGTGGGCCGGGGTGGACCCCTCGACCGCCCAGCCGATGAAGGACCGCGACATCTTCGACTTTCTGGGGTTCGAATAA
- the bchM gene encoding magnesium protoporphyrin IX methyltransferase has translation MATRLPNDYDTRREALATYFDSTARQAWIDLTSDAKVSGIRATVRAGRDAMRATLMGWLPTDLRRTAVLDAGCGTGSLAVAAACRGAEVTGIDVAAGLVEVARERTPSFIGHGRIHWRSGDMLDPELGTFAHVVAMDSLIHYQPEDLVDALGQLAQRTTGSILFTFAPRTTLLAAMHNIGKVFPKSDRSPAIVPVAEGDLRERLAGLRGWSIGRTQRISSGFYTSQALELVRHG, from the coding sequence ATGGCGACACGGCTCCCCAACGATTACGACACCCGCCGCGAGGCGCTGGCGACCTATTTCGACAGCACCGCCCGGCAGGCATGGATCGACCTCACCTCTGACGCCAAGGTCTCCGGCATCCGCGCCACGGTGCGCGCCGGGCGCGATGCGATGCGCGCGACGCTGATGGGCTGGCTGCCGACCGACCTCAGGCGCACGGCTGTCCTCGATGCGGGCTGCGGCACCGGATCGCTGGCGGTGGCGGCGGCCTGCCGGGGCGCGGAAGTGACCGGGATCGACGTGGCGGCGGGCCTCGTCGAAGTCGCGCGCGAGCGCACGCCGTCATTCATCGGCCACGGGCGCATCCACTGGCGCAGCGGCGACATGCTCGATCCTGAGCTGGGCACCTTCGCCCATGTGGTGGCGATGGATTCGCTGATCCACTACCAGCCCGAAGATCTGGTCGACGCGCTCGGCCAATTGGCGCAGCGCACCACGGGCAGCATCCTGTTCACCTTCGCCCCTCGCACGACGCTGCTGGCGGCGATGCACAATATCGGCAAGGTCTTCCCCAAGTCCGATCGCTCGCCCGCGATCGTCCCGGTTGCCGAGGGCGATCTGCGCGAACGCCTCGCGGGTCTCCGGGGCTGGAGCATCGGCCGCACCCAGCGGATCAGCAGCGGGTTCTACACCTCGCAGGCGCTGGAACTGGTGCGGCACGGATGA